A region of the Oncorhynchus nerka isolate Pitt River linkage group LG26, Oner_Uvic_2.0, whole genome shotgun sequence genome:
AATAGCAAACTGCATATGTAGATGCAACTCACTGCTGCATTTGATACAGAGGATTTTGGAATTTAGACGCTTCCCAGAATTCCAAAGTGTTGCATTAAACTCCTCCCCAATAACAAGGACCATTGGATCAATAGAGCATCCACATTTGAAAACATCATTGGACCTCTCCTTTTCCTTGAAAGTACAATCATTCTGGCCTCTGGGAAATAAGTTGAATATTAATGCAGATTTGAAATTAAATAGGACTTCTTGGTGAGATTAACATTGACAATAGAAAAACTTAAACAATCATAAACGTACTTATTTTGCGAGCCCAATAATTCCAATGTCATGTAGTATTCAGCACACTTAGACTTGTCAGTTGTAAAATGACAAACCATACTTTTGTCATAATCGTTGAAGCATTGAAGATTTCCGTCACTCATTGCTACAAGTAATTAACAAACAAAAAGCTTGTCAAATGTTAACCACGATCAGGCAAAAATACTGCGGTTAAATCTACTTACATGTTTATAGGCTATAATACAAAAGACTGCTTACCATCATCAGCTATCAAAGTCCCAAAGTTTGTGAATATAATAATCAATAGAAACATTGTTGCTGAATACTTTAGAGTAAACCACACAGTATAATTCAATCTGAAATCGGAAAGAGAAAATGTTTCATGTTAGTGGTTAAATTCCTGCACATTAAAATAGGCTACACGTAGGCTAAATGTGAAGAAGTGACTATTTAATTCAGTAATACGGTTTTTTGTGGGTCTGCAGTTGTTGCTTTTGTTAATAGACCTAACTTTCCCACTAGATTCCCTTGATTACATAGAGATATAGCAAATCGAAAGTCACTCACCCACACAATGATATATTATAATTTTGAGGAAGtactcattttttttttaaataacaaagaaaaaacaatgaATCTATAAAACAGTATATAGTCTTCATACGATCTACAGTGGTAACAATCATTTGTCACTTTACACAAATAGAAAGAGTTGCTGTTTTGACAACTACGAATTGCTTACTGGAAATTACAAATCCAATAGGACACACCTTTCATGGGAAGTTCGCCCCCCTTCCTTATATGACCATGTCGCACGCACGTacgctttgtttttgttttatggTTGATTACCAACTTCGAATTCCATCAATGACATCTTAATAATATTGCAATCTTTTTGCAACTTGATCTATTCCCGGGAAGTCCGGTTTCAGATAAAGACAGGGAACACCGAGCCACATAGTTTCCAATCTAAACCATAGCTACTGTACTATGTTTGCCTTTTTGCTTGAGACGCTTTTGGTCTACCAGTCCGCTTGGGGGCGGTAGCACCTTGGCTTCAAGATGGTTTTCCAGAAACACCGTAAACTTAACTACAGAGGAAGAGGTAGACTCGTGCATGCCTCACGTACAACCCGCGTAAACaaaggctagctagctaactttttaCAGAAGTAAAAGGAACCATCATTAACAAAACAGAGCAACGACTGACTTGCCTGGTGAGTGGGGATGCTGTTGTTTGAAGTTTAATATATGtcttgtattatatatatattgtttttgcTATACGCTGTGCTGGTCTATTTTGTCCGGAACATTTGCTGACATGTTGTTACTGTTGGTTGCCTAACAATAACTGACTagccaaatcaaagtttattggtcgcgttGCCTTACACAGTAGCAGATGTTATCGTggatgcagcgaaatgcttgtgttactagcgcCTAACCGTCAAACAAAAAATGTCAAACCACTAACTTTACACAAATAATGAAAAATAAGAAATCACTCATTTCAGAACATCTCCAGACAGTTGGCTAACAATTAATGatccaaataaaatgtatttgtcacattcacatggttagcagatgttaatgcgagtgtagcgaaatgcttgtgcttctagttccgaccacaataaggattagccacaatagtggattTTGCGGTTggctttcaaaataaaagtatggcataattctactatttatattaatttgcatcactgtcaatgacatacttttattttgaaggcatacttcaaattccactattgtgcccaatccttattgtggctagcctcactagccagatgaagctagctggctgcttataacgttagctgtGGGCAACAGTGTTAagaagctggctagctatttattttcatgaactgaggttcaatttcaataggcagACAACAAGTGGAAACCTAGCTATTACTTACAAGGATTCccaaatcattgctaagaataatgaaaatgactgcagtttctactggtcattgttttcaggctggttgtattggtgctagctaggtaccaagctaaatcTAGCTACACCAGAAGTTTCGGTCAaacaaattatgctttattaccaacgcggtattgtaaacacatcgttcgtggccggtgtttgcttgattgcagacttttttgtacagctttgacagtgctactgtgtCTTTTCTttgacacacacagacccaaACAACATTCCATATTCTGTAtgttgtgaagctaatagcagtgatgcTATTATTGTGTAACTTCTggagggcaacatctgaaaaatagcgcacttggtagtgtgtactggtgctcgaccagtcggcaaaagtcaacatcacccacgacagagcggttgattgtcaagggcaatgaattccattatcttggatttaatggatttcgcctttgagtcgtctcgctgaaatgttttttactctttcaaatgactgcttgatCCACACaacagacattgtgggctaggttaggaatgctgtgttgcacgtgtagcgcaacattttagttggcgtcattacgtcatgtactGTTAGAATTGCGTCAATtggaatctggtatcaggataaatatggcaatgagtcaccgattgtaatactatgtatttttttattagctaagcaataagtggtacATGCAATTTTCgtcccacctcgcagggcaaaaacagagaactgacttgttcctgaCAAAGATATTATAATATACCCTGATGACAGTAGTTCCGGCTTCCGagccggcctgtcagagtagagactgggcgtggtttaaacttgctcagcctattgcaggcgctcaggcgggtccccgcctcttgtcgcttctgttgatagatgtaacGGTTGCTGTGAAGAACAGCCATGCGCTCATGCtcgataccgttatctcgcacctggctcctgttctctaacaaaagaccgcttgttctgcAACCCCAtgctctgaatgtgcccccctCCCCAACTCATTGCACAGTTCCTGTCTTCTGTAGTTTTCCATCACGAGAAAGGGccatggccctgaaactgttaacaatgtttcaagtcagctatgttgcataacacatacatagatccacacaagccaacagcagataatattcaattatatatatggtaatgggcTATAGTTGCATAACACAGAAACCTCATAGTACCTACTATAGGTATGCACGGTAGCTTTGACATCGTTTTTTAACATCGGCGTTGAACAAGACATCGGGCCGATACctatgttggcatttttagctaatatcgtccgattccgatatgtttaCCGATATATCGCGCATGCCTACTAACAACCCCAATATAACCATGTTTATATGCACACAGTATTCCGGATAGTAGCTCATATCCCAGTATTATTCTGGATAAGCTCTTTACATGCACCTTTGATATCCCGCTCAAGAGTATCCCTGTAACCATGAATATTCCTCCTTTAAATTCATAAGAATTAAATGGAATTGTAACTGATATGGACACTGACTGTATGCCTACAACCTCTCACATGTACTAGAGCTTAATATATTATAACTCAGGCAGAATTATGAATTTCTTAAGatggaaaaacacatttttattttgtctAGGGAACAGGAGTGGACAAATGATTTATTTCTTGAAGCATCTCTTGAGAAAATAGCAATGCATGTGTAATGTGATTTCTTTGACATTGTTATGCAAGCAGACAGTATTTTAATGTGTCAGCTAAATAGAATTATTATGGTGGATGGAACTGTGCAGGTAGGGTgctttttgaagtgatttgtttgacaatcagatgaaaacgtCACAAAACTATGGGGTCAATTTCACGCCATATGTATTGAATTAAAATTAAATAAATCATGAACATGAAAAATAAAGTAGAGAATGTAAACCTATTTTCGGGGATGGGTGTTGAAATCAAAAACCAAACAATTGaaagcaaaatgtatagaattctAAACAAAAATAAGATGTCAAACGCAAAACCCCAAAACTTGTAAGCAAATAATTTTACCGCGAGAGCAAAACTCTGACAAAtgatattttttaaaatttgaaaACGAATGCAAAAATCTTTGTTAAAATTTCCCAGCAACCAATCCTATTGAATACATTTTGCCtacactcttgcctgcatgtaCTACCTTTTTGTTAAGCTACTCGTACCTTTGCTTTCAATGTCTGTTTCTTTGCTTTCACTGCCAGTCTTTTCAATTGCGAGTTTTGGCATTATTTTTCCATGAAGGGCGGGGTTTAGAGGGAGGCATAGACAATGAGTCTCCATTGGTCCGCTAGTTTTGGAGTGACGGTTCGTCTTAACCAAATCAATGATTTGATGTGTCACTGGCTctacaattctatacattttgctttCAATTGTTTGGTTTTTGATTTTAACATCCATTATTTCACCCGTCCTCAAAAATATGTTTACATTCTCAACTTtatttttcattttcattttttattttgaattcaatacATATGGCGTGAAATTGACCCCATACACAACACCCATGATATGCAAAACTGAGCTgcaaaaaacaacagtaaacgGGATAAGATGTTTACATGCCACAGTATCCCATCTAAAATCAGCTTATCCCAAGCATCTTATCCAGGGTTTGTCATGGATATAGGTGCGCATGTTATTGTGGTCTTTGTAATCAATATGCAATCTATGCattcagtgccttcggaaagtattcagaccccttgactttttccacattttgttactttacagccttattctaaaatggattaaataaatacaaatcctcagcaatcgaCATACAATACGTCAtattgacaaatcaaaaacagggttttagaaatttgagcaaatgtattaaaaataaaaaaacaaatattcagaccctttgctatgagatgtgAAATTGATcgtaggtgcatcctgtttcctttgatcatccttgagatgtttctgagcaatcgggggagaagggccttggtcagggaggtgaacaagaaacCGATGGCCACTCTGAGACAGcgctagagttcctctgtggagatgggagaaccttccagaaggacaaccatctctgcagcacttcaccaatcaggtggaagccactcctcagtaaaaggcctaCCACAGCCTGCTTAgagttcgccaaaaggcacctaaagacactcagaccatgagaaacattccctgggctgatgaaaccaagattgaactctttggcctgaatgccaagcgtcacacatgttgtattcggcgcatgtgacaaatacaatttgatttgatgctgtaatcgctgccaaagttgtttcaacaaagtactgagaaaagggtctgaatacttatgtaaatgtgatttcagttATTTTAAAAATTTAATTAGCAAAAATTTCtagacctgtttttgctttgtcattatggggttattgggtgtatttaatctattttgtaataaggctgtaacctaacaaagtgGACATTGATAACCATCTAGATGTCATCTTGATACATACATAGTCTACTACTCAATAGGAAGGGCATGAACGGCAACAACACCGGGACACAGTGCCCTTCGCTCCTGCTTAACAAGCACTACTGTCCGGCAACGGCATGGGAAGTAGCTACCTAGTAGCCAATATCAGGGTGATAGTCACAGTAAGTACACACATACAACCCATGAAGCAACAGTACACCCATCATcaatcataaaaataaaaataaactgtcTTCAGTTTAACTGAATGTAAAATTATTTGTTTAAAACAGTGAAATCCGACTCACGACTCATCCTCTGGCTTCAAAACAAAAGTCCAAACTCTCACGGTACTGTAGCTCAAATGTACGGTAGTGGCGTAGTAagaaacaaaaaataaataaacgacACTGCTCAATTAAAACTGTCTGACAACAGAGTTTCTAAACCATGCTCTTCTGTCTTTGGTGTAACCTATAGCAGAGTGCTTTCCACACGCCCACTCCTttcctttcgacacacccactcTCCCATACTCCGGTCACCATATTGCGTTCCAGCTACCTCCTTCTCGCAACGTTTGATGTGTTTGTGagtatcggtgtgtgtgtgtgtgagatctatATACACAACTGAGTGTacagaacattaggaacacctgctctttccattacatagactggccaggtgaatccaggtggaagctatgatcccttgttaaaggtgttcctaatattttgtacagcCAGTGTGAGTACAGGAGTCTGCGTGTGTATGAGGTGTTTGTGTGAGTTGCGTTGTCTATTACTACCTGAGAGCTACACACAAACCCTGAgcgagctagctaacattattgTTTGACAGCTAGAGATaactatattgaacaaaaatataaatatttgacTGAATTAcacttcatataaggaaatcagtcaattgaaatatattcattaggccctaatctaatggatttcacatgactgggaatagacGTGCATCTtttggcgtggatcagaaaaccggtcagtatctggtgtgaccaccatttgcctcatgcagtgtgacacatcATCTTCGCATAaagttaatcaggctgttgattgtggaatgttgtcccactcttcaatggctgtgcgaagttgttggatattggcgggaactggaacacgctgttgtagaTGTCTATcctgagcatcccaaacatgctcaacaggtgacatgtctggtgagtatgcaggccatggatgaACTGGGACATTTCCAGCTTCCAGAAATACAGattcttgcgacatggggctgtgcgttATCACGATGAAACATGAGGCaatggatgaatggcatgacaatgggcctcaggatctcatcactgtatctctgtgcattcaaattgccattgataaaaatccaattgtgtttgttgtcagtAGCTTATGCCTGTGCATACCATAACCCACAATggagcactctgttcataacgttgacagctcgcccacacgatgccgtacacgtggtctgcagttgtaaggccggttggccgtaatgccaaattctctaaaacgatgttggaagtGGCTTATGGTACACAAATTAACATTTACATTCTTTGGCAAAAGCTCAGGTGGACATTCCGGCAGTCAGGAtcccaattgcacgctccctcagaacttgagacatctgtggcattgtgttctgACAAACGACATATTTTAGAACGGTatattattgtccccagcacaaggtgcacctgtgtaatgatcatgctgtttaatccgcTTCTTGATGTCACACTTGTCAGttggattgtcttggcaaaggagaaatgctcactaacagggatgtgaacaaGTTTcggcacaacatttgagagaaataagctttgtgcgtatggaacatttctgggatattttatttcagctcatgaaacatgggaccgacactttgcatgttgcgtttatatttttgttcagtgtagctaaCCACTTTCATCTGTGAGCTAACGTCAGCCTGTAATGCAAAGAGGCAAATTGGCTTGTCGATGTGTGTGCCCAAGCACTAGCAATTATTGGTCAACCACATTGTGTGGGGTCCAATGGAATCTCACACCCTCAAGTACTGCTTATCCAAAATCGTTGTTGAATGTTTTCTAGGGCTTTCCTTGCACCATGTCTCGACCACTGGGAGAAAGCCATAAAAGGTTCCTGCAAACTATGATGGTCAATGGGATCATTGATGGTGCCAAGGCAAGGGCTCTCCACCGGCATTGCTGTGAGACACACGGTGGTAAGAACAGCATAGCTGCGTACTATTTTTGCCCCCAGTCCTCTACTCTTAATTTTCTGTATGGTAAACCCTTAAACTCAAAGGTCCAGTTTTCTAGACACAATAGAGATTCTATATTGTAAGTGCCTTTAAGTCCAGGAATAGGCTTAATCTAGGTCTGAGAAACTGGCCAAAAATATTTTTGTTGAGGGCCATTCACATGTACCCCTTTTTATACAGCACACTATGCTCATGATAAACTCGATGAATTCATCGAGGTTATCAATGCCCAGCTGCAGCCCATGTTCATGCAGATCAGAAAAGGGATGTCTGAAGAGGATGGTCTTCAGTACCATGCTTTGGTCAGTGACACTAATCAAATTCATTCACAAAGCTCTTTTACTACTACCATCATGAACTGCTCTAATTTTCCCTGTTGACATCTTCTCCTGTCCAGGTGAACATGGCTGAAACTGATGTGACCAGGATGTCAACTGATTATGCAGACAACGAGTTGGAATTATTTCGAAAAACAGTGAGTATGCTGTTTTTAGTCAATTGTAAATGACTGACAATAAGACTTAAGAATGAAATAAAATTTGAATATCTCTGTAATAACTGGCATGTTCTTATTTTTGTATCTGTTTTTTAGATGGACCTAATTGTGGACTCTGACAATGGAACCGCCTCTTCCACGGACATTCTTAACTGTGCCGACAGCCTCCAGACAAAGAAGCTAAAGAAAAGAGAAACGGAACATGTACTGAACAGGCTTGTTCAGGATAAGTGGCTGAATGAGGTGCTGTCTCTGAAGACAGATTCTATGCATGCAGTTATTGCTTCTTGAGCCACTGATTGACTTGCAATCTGTGTTTGTCTTTTCTTCAGAAAAATGGAGACTACTCTCTCTCCACTCGATGTATAATGGAGATGGAGCAATATATTCGGATGTTGTATCAAGACCAGGTCAAGGTCTGCCATATCTGTCACAATGTGGCCTTGCAGGTAAAGTGATACAATTTAAATTTAAATTGCAGTAAATAAGTTGCATCTTATGTATTCCTCCTGCTAACTAAATTGGACCCCATGTCAAATCCATATTGGTGTAACATCTGCTTTTTTGTCAGATTCCCAAACTCACTTTTCTcagtcctctgctctctgttcaAACTTGCTAGAAGGTAGAATGTTTAATGTTGCATGTCTAATGTTGCATGTCTAATGTCTGTTTTGTTGGATATGCTTCTCATGAATGGTGTAGTTGCTACTCAAAATATGTTGCCTGAATTTAAATGGGATTGACACCACTGATATAGCCTGGCTTTCTAGGCAATGCATTTGGTTTCATGCATCATTTTTGTAATAATCTGGTCTTTTTACCTCTCAGTGCCAGATGTGTGAAAATCCTACATGTGGCATCAAAATCCACACCCCTTGTGTCGCCAGATACTTCAAAGGAAGGACTGATCCACGATGCCCTGCCTGTGAGGACTTCTGGCCACATGAGATCCCAGGTAATAATGTTGCGCTGATCAAAGAATTGCAACACAAGTGGTACCATGATAGTCTATACAATCTACCATAGTTTGTATAATGGTCTGTGTATACATATCACTTTCATCTGTTTCGACTCAAGACGAAGAAAAAACATATTTACCTATCTAGTCATTCATATAATTTCATTTTCCCTTCTCTATAGATGTGTATAGACCTCCGTCCTCTCAGAGTGAGACTCAGTCAGCAGCCAAAGAGAACACGGCCCCCACCCCCACTCCTCGGTCTACAGCTCAGACCCGGAGGACCAGGAGGTCATAACCTCACGGATGTATGTATAGCTGTCAGAACTTTCAGTGCAATGTCTCCTGTGAGCTCCACTCTTAACTTGATTATCTCAATTTTATTAAGTTACTTTCTAGGGGAGCAATTCTGGGAAGTGTGGCAACTACTTCAATCATTCTTTCAGGCAGTTTAAATGGAAAGATGTTTGTCCATAATTTGTGCCTGTGGTTCATTAGGATGTTAAATTAGAATAGTACTGCCTTATTTGAATACATTATGGACATTACCTCATCTTTGAGTATCTGCAGGAATAATTTGGGAACAATTAAATATGCTAATTTGAAAAAGCATACCCTATCAGATTAAATGGGTAACAACTCCATATTTTATATGCAGTAGGAAATGAGCATACACTAACTGCTCCTTCATTTAATTTAGTAATGAGTAGAAGCAAGTGCCAATCATGCAGGTAGCTTGGCATTCAATGTGTGCCATAATCACATTCAAGTGTTGATAGATTGAACACAACTGGCTTTCCTTTGTCATGGATATGAGGTGGGATACTTTTAATTATGTAAAATAGCCATAGTGATAGGCTATTGTCCTCTACTCAAGTTAATTGAGTTCAGCAAATTTCCCATAATTCTTCAACATGAATCACCGTTGTGAACTATGTAAATTGAGACTTGTTTCCAACCGTATTCCTTTTTGAATTACCATTGTCACTTGACCATGAATTTGTTTATAGAATAAGGTGTTTTTAAAGCCATTTGGTGGGCGAGGCTAAGACGGCTGAAGCAATGAAAGGACAGACATGTTAATGATTGTTTAAGAAGAAAATAACATTCAGACCTAAGTCACAACATACGTGAGCACAGGACTTGCATTTTACAAGACCACTGCAATAACCAAAATTCtgactaaaaacaacctgaaTCTGGATCCCTCATCATGGGTCATGACCACCAGAAGCTCACAGAAAAGCTGAGCTCCAAAGAACGCACGTAATGCCAGTGCTTGACTGGGATGAACAATACCTCCCCAGGCTGCAACACACACTCTAGGTAGGGAGCCTTCACAAACTCTGGGAATCGCACCACGTCTGGACTTTCCACCTCCACCTGCATTAAAGAAAGCTTTGTGTTTAAATGGCAAACACTTGACTAATTTCTCCCATTCAAAGTGTGCAGCACTAACAGTTTAGGTAGATCATTTATATGCTAGATTGTTTTTAAGATCATAGACCTGGTGCATGGAGAGATTTCAAATGGAATTTTAACCTGACTAGTGTTGTGTAGGAGCTGCAATTGGTGAGGGTAGAGTTTCTCGGTGTCAGGGGAATACAGTCGAATGTACTTTCTCCCAACCACTTGTTACAAAATAGGGGACC
Encoded here:
- the LOC115110331 gene encoding non-structural maintenance of chromosomes element 1 homolog → MSRPLGESHKRFLQTMMVNGIIDGAKARALHRHCCETHGAHYAHDKLDEFIEVINAQLQPMFMQIRKGMSEEDGLQYHALVNMAETDVTRMSTDYADNELELFRKTMDLIVDSDNGTASSTDILNCADSLQTKKLKKRETEHVLNRLVQDKWLNEKNGDYSLSTRCIMEMEQYIRMLYQDQVKVCHICHNVALQCQMCENPTCGIKIHTPCVARYFKGRTDPRCPACEDFWPHEIPDVYRPPSSQSETQSAAKENTAPTPTPRSTAQTRRTRRS